ATATCATATGTATGTATTTTAAACCCACGATCAGCCCCGGAAGAGCTTTATCGTGTTTGAAAATATACCAAATGAACTTGATTTTTTTTTGACTATTTAGGAGGGAAACTCATGCGTACAACGTTTATGGCAAATGCCAACAATATCGAGCGTAAATGGTACGTAGTTGACGCTGCAGGCAAGACTCTTGGTCGCCTTTCAACTGAAGTTGCAGCTATTCTACGTGGTAAACATAAACCAACTTTCACACCACATGTTGACACTGGTGATCACGTAATCATCATCAACGCTTCTCAGATCGAACTTACTGGTAAGAAATTGACTGACAAAATCTACTACCGCCACACAATGCACCCAGGTGGATTGAAGCAAAGAACAGCTCTTGAAATGCGTACAAACTACGCTGAAAAGATGCTTGAACTTGCAATCAAAGGCATGCTTCCAAAGAACTCTCTTGGACGCCAAATGTTTAAAAAGCTTCATGTATATGCTGGTAATGAGCATCCACATCAAGCACAACAACCTGAAGTTTACGAACTTCGCGGATAATTATTAAGGAGGTAATTAACTTGGCACAGGTTCAATATATCGGTACCGGTCGTCGTAAGAGCTCCGTTGCGCGAGTTCGTTTAGTACCAGGCACTGGAAAAATTACAATCAACGATCGTGAAATTGAAGATTATATCCCATTCGCAGCTCTACGTGAAGTAGTTAAGCAACCACTTGTTGCTACTGAAACTGTAGGAAGCTACGATATCCACGTTAACGTAAATGGCGGTGGATACACTGGCCAGGCTGGCGCAATCCGTCACGGTATCTCTCGTGCATTGCTTCAAGCTGACCCAGAATTCCGTCCAACACTTAAGCGTGCTGGACTACTGACTCGTGACGCTCGTATGAAAGAACGTAAGAAATACGGTCTTAAAGGCGCTCGTCGTGCACCTCAGTTCTCAAAGCGTTAATTTTTGGCGCTTCAAAAAAGCTCTCAACCAATTTGGTTGGGAGCTTTTTATTTTTGATTTTTCCATTGTTCAATGCTGAACAGGGATTATGCTGCATTTTATTGATTTTTCTTATTTGACCAATCCGTTTTTTACGGCAAAAAGGGCAGCCTGCGTTCGATCTGCTAGCTCGAGTTTCGCCAGCAAGTTAGACACATGGGTCTTTACCGTTTTTTCGGTAATATATAAGGAGGCGGCAATCTCTTTATTGCTCTTTCCTTTCGCGATTTCTTTTAAGACATCCAGTTCTCTTTTCGTTAATTCATCTAGTAACTTTTTTGTCGGATTGCTGCTGTGTGATAGATTGGCTAGTAAATGGGATGTGGCTTTCGGGTGGAGCTGGCTCTCTCCATTGACCATTTTCTTGATGGATGAGACGAGCTCATCAGGCTGGATATCCTTCAATTGAAATCCGGAGGCACCTGCTTCTAGAGCGGGGATGACATGGTCCTGGTCGGAGAAACTGGTAAGAATCATGATTTTAATGCTTGGATCTTCTGCTTTAATCACCTTCGTCGCTTCAATTCCATCCATTTCAGGCATAGCTAAGTCCATCAAGATAATATCAGGCTTTAGCTCTTTTGCCATTTCAACCGCTTTTCTTCCGTTTTCGGCTTCTCCGATAATTTCAAGGTCTTTTTGGGTTTTAAGAAAAAATACGAGGCCTCTTCGGACAACATGATGATCGTCTGCGATTAATATGCGTATACTCATTGAATTCTCCCCCTAGAGTG
This portion of the Mesobacillus sp. S13 genome encodes:
- the rplM gene encoding 50S ribosomal protein L13, producing MRTTFMANANNIERKWYVVDAAGKTLGRLSTEVAAILRGKHKPTFTPHVDTGDHVIIINASQIELTGKKLTDKIYYRHTMHPGGLKQRTALEMRTNYAEKMLELAIKGMLPKNSLGRQMFKKLHVYAGNEHPHQAQQPEVYELRG
- a CDS encoding response regulator gives rise to the protein MSIRILIADDHHVVRRGLVFFLKTQKDLEIIGEAENGRKAVEMAKELKPDIILMDLAMPEMDGIEATKVIKAEDPSIKIMILTSFSDQDHVIPALEAGASGFQLKDIQPDELVSSIKKMVNGESQLHPKATSHLLANLSHSSNPTKKLLDELTKRELDVLKEIAKGKSNKEIAASLYITEKTVKTHVSNLLAKLELADRTQAALFAVKNGLVK
- the rpsI gene encoding 30S ribosomal protein S9, producing MAQVQYIGTGRRKSSVARVRLVPGTGKITINDREIEDYIPFAALREVVKQPLVATETVGSYDIHVNVNGGGYTGQAGAIRHGISRALLQADPEFRPTLKRAGLLTRDARMKERKKYGLKGARRAPQFSKR